The Xanthomonas sp. DAR 34887 genome has a segment encoding these proteins:
- a CDS encoding MFS transporter permease yields MQSDNPYAVPAAALPDDASALASGDPLSALFAPSATKVALLCATSFGWYALYWFYRNWHALRLLSGHRRISPVWRSVFSLIWVFACFRGLERTIGAKRGAWIGWLAPALAYVCLSLIFAWPSALSLLTLLAWTPVLLVNQRLARFKQTHGLPRSAAERFTAWTWTWTWLAIAGPVTLLVVIAMVRAVTVGLSIDVDLPKH; encoded by the coding sequence ATGCAATCAGACAATCCTTACGCCGTCCCCGCCGCCGCGCTACCCGATGATGCATCCGCTCTGGCCTCCGGCGATCCCCTGTCCGCGCTGTTCGCGCCGTCCGCAACAAAAGTGGCATTGCTCTGCGCGACGAGCTTCGGCTGGTATGCGCTCTACTGGTTCTACCGCAACTGGCACGCGTTGCGCCTGCTGTCCGGACATCGACGCATTTCGCCAGTGTGGCGCTCGGTGTTCTCACTGATCTGGGTGTTTGCCTGCTTCCGCGGGCTGGAACGCACCATCGGCGCAAAGCGCGGCGCATGGATCGGCTGGCTGGCGCCTGCGCTGGCGTATGTCTGCCTGAGCTTGATCTTCGCATGGCCCTCGGCATTGTCGCTGCTGACCCTGTTGGCCTGGACGCCGGTACTGCTGGTCAACCAGCGTCTAGCCCGCTTCAAGCAGACGCATGGCCTGCCGCGCAGTGCCGCGGAGCGCTTCACTGCGTGGACCTGGACCTGGACGTGGCTGGCGATCGCGGGGCCGGTGACCCTGCTGGTGGTGATCGCCATGGTAAGGGCGGTGACCGTCGGCCTCAGCATCGACGTCGACTTGCCGAAACACTAG
- a CDS encoding sensor domain-containing diguanylate cyclase, whose protein sequence is MTGWDAEAPFRTRATAPRRPGALLILSAVLVAAWLAGFELARVLGYQTHASLWFPPVAVTLAAFMVLGWRAAPAIAIACVLATLLSFYRTTEHTAVPGRAVLGYALLFTAQQFFIWGGLAWLLRRVGQGMSSTSLPRAVTYFILGGGVASLLSACLGGAGLVVTGAIDLPAMFAQSIPWAIGDYAGLLALGPLAILAVLRLAEFLQIAPRPGIPRLSGMIAPSGSATGYLVKLALLLGVTLVVMWLAAALPRQPAVVFALFVVVVIQLWIVHTHGMLQALAAIAAFSLLIALATPLLRLEAQALALQFAMISLAANSYFGLAVPGLYADNTRLRHALVRDPVTGALSRTGFLEQVLNDLQLAAQEPRPLAVIVADMDNLKAINDQFGHAAGDAALRAFVKRCRSCLRPGQLLGRRGGDEFALYLPLITAEKARGLIDALRAALAKPGEDDGFATGLSASFGLALCNHRDLDAEALEELLERADAEMYADKRQRRAFAR, encoded by the coding sequence ATGACAGGCTGGGACGCCGAGGCGCCGTTCCGCACGCGCGCCACGGCGCCGCGCCGTCCCGGCGCGCTGCTGATACTGTCGGCGGTGCTGGTGGCGGCGTGGCTGGCGGGCTTCGAGTTGGCGCGAGTGCTGGGCTATCAGACGCATGCGAGCCTGTGGTTCCCGCCGGTGGCGGTGACGCTGGCCGCCTTCATGGTGCTGGGTTGGCGCGCCGCGCCGGCGATCGCCATCGCCTGCGTGCTGGCCACGCTGCTCAGCTTCTACCGCACGACCGAACACACGGCCGTTCCGGGCCGGGCGGTCCTGGGCTACGCACTGCTGTTCACCGCGCAGCAGTTCTTCATCTGGGGCGGACTGGCCTGGCTGCTGCGCCGGGTCGGGCAGGGGATGTCCTCGACCAGCCTGCCGCGCGCGGTCACCTACTTCATCCTGGGCGGCGGGGTGGCCTCGCTGCTGTCCGCCTGCCTGGGCGGCGCGGGGCTGGTGGTCACCGGTGCCATCGACCTGCCGGCCATGTTCGCCCAGTCGATCCCGTGGGCGATCGGCGACTACGCCGGGCTGCTGGCGCTCGGTCCGCTGGCGATCCTCGCGGTGCTGCGCCTGGCCGAGTTCCTGCAGATCGCGCCGCGGCCCGGCATCCCGCGCCTGTCGGGGATGATCGCGCCCAGCGGAAGCGCCACCGGCTATCTGGTCAAGCTCGCGCTGCTGCTCGGCGTCACCCTGGTGGTGATGTGGCTGGCGGCCGCGTTGCCGCGGCAGCCGGCGGTGGTCTTCGCGTTGTTCGTGGTGGTGGTGATCCAGTTGTGGATCGTGCATACCCACGGGATGCTGCAGGCGCTGGCGGCGATCGCCGCCTTCAGCCTGCTGATCGCCCTGGCCACGCCGCTGCTGCGGCTCGAGGCGCAGGCGCTCGCGCTGCAGTTCGCCATGATCAGCCTGGCGGCGAACAGCTATTTCGGTCTGGCCGTCCCCGGGCTCTACGCCGACAACACGCGGCTGCGCCATGCGCTGGTGCGCGATCCGGTGACCGGGGCGCTGTCGCGGACCGGATTCCTGGAACAGGTGCTCAACGATCTGCAACTGGCCGCGCAGGAGCCGCGTCCGTTGGCGGTGATCGTCGCCGACATGGACAACCTCAAGGCGATCAACGACCAGTTCGGACACGCCGCCGGCGATGCGGCCTTGCGCGCCTTCGTCAAGCGCTGCCGCAGCTGCCTGCGGCCGGGTCAGTTGCTTGGCCGCCGGGGGGGCGACGAGTTCGCGCTGTATCTGCCGCTGATCACGGCGGAGAAGGCGCGCGGACTGATCGACGCGCTGCGCGCGGCGCTTGCCAAGCCCGGCGAGGACGACGGGTTCGCGACCGGGCTGTCGGCCAGCTTCGGCCTGGCCCTGTGCAACCACCGGGACCTCGATGCGGAAGCGCTGGAGGAACTGCTCGAACGCGCCGATGCGGAAATGTACGCGGACAAGCGGCAGCGCCGCGCCTTCGCGCGCTGA